CCTTTTTCCAGACGCCCCTGTTTGGCAGCAAAATTTGCCCACACGCCCGCGTAGCAATCTGCCTGCAATTCCAAAGCGACCGACAAACGATTATTCTGCCCGGCACGCTGTACCTGCGACATCACGCCCGTCAGATTCTGTATGTGATGGCCGAATTCGTGGGCGATGACGTAGGCTTGTGCGAAATCGCCCGGGGCTTTGAATTCACGCCGCAGTTCGTCAAAGAATGCAAAATCGAGATAAAGTTTGCTGTCGCCGGGGCAGTAGAACGGCCCCGATGCCGCGGATGCGTAGCCGCAAGCGGACGATACCTGTCCGGTGAAAAGCACAAGTTTTGGGTCTTGGTACCGGGCACGCGATTGCGACGGCAGTATCTGCCGCCAAGCATCTTCGAGATTGCCCATGATCGCGCCGACAAATTGGCGGTTCTCGTCCTCAGAACTCACCTTGTTCGCGGCCGGTGCCGTTTGTTGGGACTGCTGCTGTTCCGTGGCGAGTTGCAGCAGCTGCGACGGATCGCCGCCGCACAGATAGATCGCTAACGCCAATATCAATACTCCGATGCCGCCGCCGCCGATCATTGCGGGACCGCGCATCCCACGTCTGTCCTCAATATTTGAACTTTGTCTTTGATCCCGCCAACGCATCTTTCGCCCCTCCGTGATGATCCAGATAGACGCATTCTAACATCGCGTTGCGAGGGTTTGAAACAGATATGGTGCCGCTTCGTGCCAAATCGGTCGCAAACTCTTGACACGGCGAGATTTAGCAGACTATGATTCCCTCGACGAAGTTGGTTTAGTTTTTCTCTCAGTGGTTTCTGATCCGTAGGAGGGACTAGTGATCAAGCTTGACATCGTAAATCTGGTCGCTGACCGCACCGGTGTGCCAAAGCAAAAAGCCGAACAGGTAGTCGATTCGCTTTTTGAGGCAATGAAGGATGCGCTCGCCGCCGGAAAACGGATCGAGCTGCGTGGGTTCGGTGTCTTTGTAGTAAAGCCGAGAAAACGCGGCGTCGGTCGTAATCCGAGGACCGGAACGGAGGTTCCCATACCGGCCGGAAAGACCATCCGCTTCAAGCCGGGCAAGGAGTTGACGCCCAAGGCGGTCGGTTAGCATTTGCAGTAGTTACAAGATGTCCCGGGCAGTGATATCATCAAATCGCGGCCCGGGATAGTTGTTTTCGAGGCCTGAAAACATCAGATGACAGAACCCGGATCGCTTGAACCGCAGTTTGAATTTGAAAGGCCCGTCCTGCGGCCAAAGCCTTCCACATGGGCCAAGCATTTGCTCCTGCTCGCGGTCACTTTCTGTACCGCGACGGTCGCCGGCACGCTTTTTCCCTTCGGCAGATTCGACGCGTTTCCGATCGCCGATCCGCAGACCTTTGGCGAGCTTATCAACCTTTTTATATCGCTGCCGTTCTACTATCTGGTGTTGGTCTTTGCGGCGATCCAGAACCTTTTCGCGGATCCCGCAAATCTCATCTACGGCCTCAGCTTTTCCGTATCGCTTCTCTTCATTCTGATCAGCCATGAAATGGGGCACTACATCGCCTGCCGCATTTACCGCGTGGACGCGACGCTGCCTTTCTTCATACCGACCCCGCCGATGATCGGCCCCGCAGGCACCTTTGGGGCGTTCATAAAGATACTGTCGCCGATGCCGTCGCGGCGCGCTGTTTTTGATATCGGCATCGCAGGGCCGATCGCGGGATTCATTGCACTGATACCTGTCGCTCTTATCGGATTGGCAACAATGGAAACGGTCTCACCCGCGCGTCTTGCTGATGCGAGCGGCACGCTCGTTTTTACCGATCCGCTGCTGATGCGGCTGTTCGCACTCGGGTTTGGGATAGACCTTAATTTCGGTGTCGGCAACGCGTTCTATTTCGCTGCTTGGGTCGGACTGCTGGTAACCGCACTTAACCTGATTCCGTCAGGACAGCTCGACGGCGGTCACGCGATCTACGCCGTTTTCGGTGAGAAAGTGCATTTCTGGACGGGACGCATCGCGTTCGTAGTAATGTCGCTGCTTTCCATCGCGGGCATTTATTTCTTCAACAGCCCGAGCGGACTGTTGATCGCGGTGATATTGGGAATAATGATGCGCGTGCGGCATCCGCGTCCCGTCGATCAAACGCCGCTAGACGGCAAACGCAAACTCATCGCATTCCTTACGCTGGTGATCTTTGCTCTGTGCTTTGTGCCTTTCCCGATCAAGATAAATTAGTGAATCGTGAACGGTAAATCGTAAATAGAAAGCTTGATAATTCCGCTATTTACAATTCACGATCTACCATTTACCGATCAACCTGCTGCCGGCAGCATTCCCTTGATCTCTTTCACCATCTTTTCGACGTCGGTCTGGCCTTCGAGCGCGATCATGAAAAAGTCGTAACTCGTCTTAAAGCAGACGATGCCGTTGCCGAAGAACCACACACCTTCGAGCAGCGGATTGCCGTCGAAGATCTTGCCGATAGGAAATCCCGTCAGCGAGCCCGGATTGAAGATGTTCGACATCAGCACCGCGCCTGACGCGAACGAAAATGCGCCGAGCAGCGGGGCACCCACGCGTTTTGCCACATCGCGTTCAAATTCGTACTGAGCCGTGTCCGCGTCCGACAGACGACCTGCTGCGAT
This sequence is a window from Acidobacteriota bacterium. Protein-coding genes within it:
- a CDS encoding zinc metallopeptidase, yielding MRWRDQRQSSNIEDRRGMRGPAMIGGGGIGVLILALAIYLCGGDPSQLLQLATEQQQSQQTAPAANKVSSEDENRQFVGAIMGNLEDAWRQILPSQSRARYQDPKLVLFTGQVSSACGYASAASGPFYCPGDSKLYLDFAFFDELRREFKAPGDFAQAYVIAHEFGHHIQNLTGVMSQVQRAGQNNRLSVALELQADCYAGVWANFAAKQGRLEKGDPEEALRAAAAVGDDVIQKRTQGYVVPESFSHGTAQQRMQWFTRGIQSGDMRQCETFR
- a CDS encoding integration host factor subunit beta, whose amino-acid sequence is MIKLDIVNLVADRTGVPKQKAEQVVDSLFEAMKDALAAGKRIELRGFGVFVVKPRKRGVGRNPRTGTEVPIPAGKTIRFKPGKELTPKAVG
- a CDS encoding site-2 protease family protein; protein product: MTEPGSLEPQFEFERPVLRPKPSTWAKHLLLLAVTFCTATVAGTLFPFGRFDAFPIADPQTFGELINLFISLPFYYLVLVFAAIQNLFADPANLIYGLSFSVSLLFILISHEMGHYIACRIYRVDATLPFFIPTPPMIGPAGTFGAFIKILSPMPSRRAVFDIGIAGPIAGFIALIPVALIGLATMETVSPARLADASGTLVFTDPLLMRLFALGFGIDLNFGVGNAFYFAAWVGLLVTALNLIPSGQLDGGHAIYAVFGEKVHFWTGRIAFVVMSLLSIAGIYFFNSPSGLLIAVILGIMMRVRHPRPVDQTPLDGKRKLIAFLTLVIFALCFVPFPIKIN